From one Gemmobacter sp. genomic stretch:
- a CDS encoding DUF2274 domain-containing protein, whose product MTKLKLGPIVEDKSVKVTVELPAPLHRDLVAYAEVLARETGQPAADPVRLIVPMLERFIATDRGFAKARRFVQSPAAQV is encoded by the coding sequence ATGACGAAACTGAAACTCGGTCCCATCGTGGAGGACAAGTCGGTGAAAGTCACGGTGGAGCTCCCCGCGCCGCTCCACCGCGATCTGGTCGCCTATGCCGAGGTGCTGGCCCGCGAAACCGGCCAGCCCGCCGCCGATCCCGTCAGGCTGATCGTGCCGATGCTGGAGCGGTTCATCGCAACTGACCGGGGCTTTGCGAAGGCGCGGCGCTTCGTCCAGTCTCCAGCGGCACAGGTTTGA
- a CDS encoding aldo/keto reductase has protein sequence MMKHRNLGNLEVSALGLGCMGMTGVYGAGVEKADMIRLIHDAHDRGVTFFDTAESYDPFDLRPAPRVAGVESPDPAGWPFHRSGAPAGRGCQRLCRP, from the coding sequence ATGATGAAACACAGAAATCTTGGAAATCTTGAGGTCTCGGCCCTCGGCCTCGGCTGCATGGGGATGACGGGCGTTTATGGCGCGGGCGTCGAGAAGGCCGACATGATCCGGCTTATCCACGACGCGCATGACCGCGGCGTGACCTTCTTCGACACCGCCGAATCCTATGACCCGTTTGACCTTCGGCCAGCGCCGCGTGTTGCTGGTGTGGAATCGCCTGATCCTGCCGGGTGGCCGTTCCATCGTTCTGGAGCGCCTGCCGGGCGCGGATGCCAGCGGCTATGCCGGCCTTGA